CTTGGCTCGAATGGCCTGATCGGTCTTGGCCAAGGCGTCCATCCGAGAGAACTTCCGCTTTAGATCACGCTTCTGGTTCTCGGTCAGCCCCTCGCTGATCTTGTCGAACCAACGGTCGATAACTGCGCCCGAGACCTGCTGCTCAACGAGCCGTCCCTCGTAGAGCAGCGGCACGACGGCACCGTCGGCGACCGCCTCGTCAATAGCGTAGCGGTGGATGAACCGCCCGAAGGTCGACAGCGTGTTCTTCTCCTTCTTCAGCAGAGGCGTACCGGTGAAGCCGAGGTAGCAGGCCTTTGGAAGGAGGCGGCGCATCTTGGCGGCGAATTGGCTGTGGCCGCCGTAGCGCCCCGTCTGAGTCCTGTGGCTCTCGTCCACCAGCACGAAGATGTTCGGATCTTCGTCCGCCAGCTTGCTGTTCTTCAACGCCGTATCGAACTTGTTGATGATCGTGGTGACCAGCGGAGCCTTGTTTTGGACGAGCTCTAGAAGGTGAGCCCCGCTCGTCGCGCGGATCGGCTCGAGATCACAGGACTTGAAGGTATCTTTGATCTGCTTGTCGAGATCATCGCGGTCCGTGACTATGATGATCCGCGGGTTCTCGATGCTGCGCTCTAAGGCGAAGGAATACTCGCGACCCCGATGGGTAAAGCGGTTGATGCGCATCAGCTGCTCGGCAAGAACATCGTCCAGCACGACGTTACGGAGGCGCCCGCCACGGAGGCGGAGGGCCTCCTCCTGCGAGAGCGGCGTGAACCCGAGCGCGACCAGCAGCTGAAGTGCCGGGACCTGGGATTGGTGTTTCTCAGCGGCGATGAAAGTCATTTGCCGGTCACCACGAATTGCTTGAAGTCCGCGACGACCTTTTCCGCCTGCTTTTGGGTGACACCACGCTTGCAGAACTGGGTGACGCGCTGATTATTGCCTGAGACCACATTGCGCTTGCTGCAGGTCACGTCGAACTTCCCGCCTGCTACCGGCGAGACCGAGTGCGAGAACTCGTGGGTCCTGCATATGCCGACTTCGCTGCCGGCGGCGTCGACTGTCCAGTGCCCGGGGTAGTTCAGCTTTTCAAGCGCTCGCCGCATCTCGAGAGCGCTGGTGTACCGCTGGACCGGATCAGGATGGACAGCCTTCAGGATGACGCGACGAACTGCTGCTGGGATGTGGCACCCGAAGTCCTTCGCCTGAAGCAGCTTCCCAGACGCTATGTCCTGTTCGTACTGCGCCGTGCCGATGCTGGCGCGAACTGCCCGCAGATGGTCCATGTGAATAAGCAACCGTGCGAGGGTCATGCCGACCTGGAAGATGTCCGAACTGACGCCGATGTTGCCCGTCGTAAGGACTTCCGGTGCACGGTGGAGAACGTAGGCGTTCGGGGCCGCTACCGGGGCACCGTTCGATGAAACGCCCGTAATCCCGTAGTCCGACAGCATGGCCTGCTGCTGAGACCCCAGCAGAATGTTCCCCGGCTTGATGTCGTTGTGATAGAAGCTGCGCGCATGGAGATACTCCAGCCCCTGCAGGATATCTCGTGCGATCCGCAGGACGGCGGGAAGCGGCAGATAGCCCGCCGGATTTGCCAGGGTCTCGACCGAGCCGTTCGGCTGGTAGTCCATGGCGAGGATGACGGCATGCTCCCCCGACACCGGCACGACATCGGCCTGGTGGACGTACACGAGGTTGTTGTGCTCGAGCCGGTTGCCGATCTGGGCCTCACGCAGCCGCTCGTCCACGGACACCCCTGGCTGGAGGATCTTGACCGCGTACTCTCGCTGCACGGCAAGATCATGCGCCAGCCAGACCTCTCCGAAGCTGCCTGCGCCGATCTTGCTGACCAACCGGTACTTGTAGAGGGTCATGCCGGGCGTGAGGGTGACAAGGACAAGCTGGTTCATGGCCGGCGCAGCCCCCACCATGCCGCATTCACGGCGTCGGCCATCTTGTTGTCCCAGTATTTGTCGGTCTTTCCGACCCGGGTGTCAGCGTGCTGCTTCGTCTCCTTGCTCGTCGTGGGCATGGATGAGTAGATCTTCAGCTCGACAGGGATCCCACGATGCGCACAGGCGAGCACGACGGCGGCATCGGCATGAGCCGACTTCCGCTTCGCCTTGGTATCGCTCTGCGTGTATTCGTTCTGCTTGATCATCACTTTTGCGATGCCGGGATGGGCATCGAAGATCGCCAGAACTTCGCGGTACAGCCAGTCCAGCCGCTCGGCATCGGCGTCCTCCCCGATCGAGGCAGGGACGGACAGCTTGTTGTCGCTGGCCGCGTTCTCCAGCGTGTAGGCGCCGCCCACTTCCGACACGACTGCGTAGCGGGGGGCCTTCGGGTCGCCGCGAAATCCAAGAACCTTCATGCCAATACCTTCTCTAAATTCACGCGCCACTGCCATTCACGCAGGAGGCGCGTGCCGGTGAGGCGCCAAGCGCGCGCTCGCCGATGTCGGTCTCGACGGCGACGAGGCCGCGCTCGACATCCGCGATCTGCGCTCGCTCGTCGACTGCATCCGGCTGGTGCGCCGCACCGCGATGCAGACCGCCGTCCGCATGATCACCACCGCCGTCATGCTCGCGCTGCTCGCCGGCATCGCCATCAAGCTCAAGATCTTCGGCGGCAGCCCGTAGCCGCTCACCACCCCGTTAGCCTAACCGTGACCAGCCCTGGTGGCGGGGTGAGCCGCGGTCTGTCTGTCAGGCAGACGGGAAGGTCCAGTGGACATTCCCGAGCGGCGAACGCACAGAGCCCTGCGAGGGGCCGGAAACTCGTTTCGGAGGACCCCATGACCACGACCTTCCACCGCCACTGGCGTGACGTACCGGAGAGCACCTGGCGCTGGCCCAACTTCTCCCCCGCCGAGATCGCCTGCCGGGGCACCGGCAAGCTGCTCATCAACGAGCCCGCGCTCGACAAGCTGCAGGCGCTGCGTGACCGGCTGGGCAAGCCGCTGATCGTCCGCTCGGCCTATCGCAGCCCCGAGCACAACCGCGCCGTGGGCGGCGCGACCCGATCGAAGCACCTCGACGGCGCCGCCTTCGACATCGCCATGGCGAACCACGACCCGGTGGCCTTCGAGGCCGCAGCGCGCGAGGTGGGGTTCCTCGGCTTCGGCTTCTATCCGCGCTCGGAGTTCATCCATGTCGATCTCGGGCCGGCACGGCAGTGGGGCGAGCGGTTCCCGGCGCGTGCCGTTCCCTTTGCCGCCGAGACCCCGCCGCAGCGCGAAGTCCTGGCGCAGAGTCGGACCATGAAGGGCGGTGGCGCGGCGGGCGTCGCGACGCTCGGAGCAGCCGGAGTCGAGGTGGCGGAGCAGGTGCTCACCGAAACCCAGACCGCGATCCTGCCGCTCGTCCCGTATCTCGACACCCTGCGCTGGGTGTTCATCGCGGTCGCCCTCGGCGGCATCGCGGTCACGATCTACGCCCGCCTCGATGACTGGAAACGAGGACAGCGATGATCGCTGCGCTCCTGACCGGTTTCGCCGCCAGCCCGTGCATGCGGGTGGCGCTACGCTACTGCGCCGTCGTGCTCGCCGTGATCCTGTTCCTGCTAGCGCTTCGGCGGTCCGGCGAACGCACGGGCCGCCTCGCCGAACGCCTTGAGACTAGGCTCAGGACTTCGGTAACGGGGGCGTCCCAGTCAAGCGGTTTTGCGCACAACAATTGACCCGCCGTAGAGGTTACTTTGATATACTTGGTGCCGGTCCTGGCTTCCTTCGCGGCCTATAGCTGAGATCCTTGGGGAACATGCTTCGGTTCGTGGTCAGCGCGATGGCTGCCAACATGATGCTGGTTCGATGTAATTCCGATGTGCCCATCTCATAGGCGTGCTTGGCAAAAACCAGCGACAGTCCTGACCACGGCATCATCGGAACCACGTCCCTGCGGGACCTCAAAGGCCTGCGATCAGGCAGGCAACGGGTGGGGTGTCATCCTGTTAGGCAGGGTTTGGCGCCGCATCTGATTGGAAGGTTGTGCCATCGACCCAAATCCGATGCAGTATGACAGCGATGCGGCGTGCGAGGGCGACCATCGCAACTTTGCGTCCGCGCCGCTGCACGAGTTGGGCTCCCCACGTTCTCAGCCAAGTCGATCGGCCACGCGCCAGCTTTGGTTATACCACCCGACACGTCCCGTTCACCGGACTGGTTGCGTGAAGGCGTCAAACCAACCCAGGGTCCGACCCTTTTCGAAGACCGAAAGCGGGCCGGATCATCGACCGCAGCACGAAATGTCAGTGCTACGACGACACCGATTCCTGGCATCGACATAAGGCGTTGGCAAACCGGATCAGGCACATCATATGCTCCCCAATAATGAAGTAAGCTTCTTTGTCGTCCGCGAACAAATTCGAAAAATGAATTTGGCACTGAATGTCATTTTCGTCTGCCTCGACGGACAGCCTTGTGCCCTCAAGTGCCAAATTATCCTCAAAGGCCGCCATGTCGAGAAATGTGAAGATGTGAATTTTCCCCTTAACAAATCCTTCATAATGCGCGGGCTCTGAAAGAGTTAAAGGATACGGGTAATAACAACCCCAAATCTTGTTGGTTTTGATCTGATTGACAGCATTCACCAGAACCCTTGATGAACCAAAGCCACTGAAGAGCACATCGTAGTCTGGGGTATCCTCTATAATGACGACAACCTTCAGGCACCCATCAACCTC
The nucleotide sequence above comes from Celeribacter indicus. Encoded proteins:
- a CDS encoding YcbK family protein; amino-acid sequence: MTTTFHRHWRDVPESTWRWPNFSPAEIACRGTGKLLINEPALDKLQALRDRLGKPLIVRSAYRSPEHNRAVGGATRSKHLDGAAFDIAMANHDPVAFEAAAREVGFLGFGFYPRSEFIHVDLGPARQWGERFPARAVPFAAETPPQREVLAQSRTMKGGGAAGVATLGAAGVEVAEQVLTETQTAILPLVPYLDTLRWVFIAVALGGIAVTIYARLDDWKRGQR
- a CDS encoding serine/threonine-protein kinase — its product is MNQLVLVTLTPGMTLYKYRLVSKIGAGSFGEVWLAHDLAVQREYAVKILQPGVSVDERLREAQIGNRLEHNNLVYVHQADVVPVSGEHAVILAMDYQPNGSVETLANPAGYLPLPAVLRIARDILQGLEYLHARSFYHNDIKPGNILLGSQQQAMLSDYGITGVSSNGAPVAAPNAYVLHRAPEVLTTGNIGVSSDIFQVGMTLARLLIHMDHLRAVRASIGTAQYEQDIASGKLLQAKDFGCHIPAAVRRVILKAVHPDPVQRYTSALEMRRALEKLNYPGHWTVDAAGSEVGICRTHEFSHSVSPVAGGKFDVTCSKRNVVSGNNQRVTQFCKRGVTQKQAEKVVADFKQFVVTGK
- a CDS encoding type I restriction enzyme subunit R domain-containing protein, whose protein sequence is MTFIAAEKHQSQVPALQLLVALGFTPLSQEEALRLRGGRLRNVVLDDVLAEQLMRINRFTHRGREYSFALERSIENPRIIIVTDRDDLDKQIKDTFKSCDLEPIRATSGAHLLELVQNKAPLVTTIINKFDTALKNSKLADEDPNIFVLVDESHRTQTGRYGGHSQFAAKMRRLLPKACYLGFTGTPLLKKEKNTLSTFGRFIHRYAIDEAVADGAVVPLLYEGRLVEQQVSGAVIDRWFDKISEGLTENQKRDLKRKFSRMDALAKTDQAIRAKAFDISEHFRQHWQGTGFKAQLIAPSKAAAVRFKEVLDEIGHVSSAIVISPPDDNEGNEEVDQESKDLVRKFWLSMMARYKTEEEYNRQIIDAFKGSGDPEILIIVSKLLTGFDAPRNTVLYVCKSLKEHNLLQAIARVNRLYEDGGTEKQFGFIIDYEGLLGELDSAL